The Anopheles gambiae chromosome 2, idAnoGambNW_F1_1, whole genome shotgun sequence genomic sequence CTGTTAGTGTATGCCTTCGAGTGGCAGTTGTACGACTTGATCTGATTACTTAGCGTGTACATAAGCTTCTTGTCGTCCTTCTTGTGGCTGATGCTGGTGTAGTTGTACGCATCGTTGATGTCACGAGTGGCGCTGGATAAGGGGTGGGatgaagagaaggaaaaaaagatgaaaaatgaagagaggaagagaagaTGTTTTACAAATTCCATTGCATTGGACTAAAAACACTTGAACGTAAGTGCTAGCGAGAGATTACTTACGTCTTCTGCGTTCTCAGGACACGCTCGGCCCAGGTCTGGGGGCGAGGGATCTCCGAGGCAACGCCCCGTGATCGTCGGTCCAGATAGTCGATGACGTCATCGTAGTAGTTCACGCGGTAGTCGTACATGTAGTTGTACTGCAAGAATTGTGGGCTATCGCAAGAAGAGGAAAGGGAAGCGTTATGATTAATATGGGGGAATTAAGTAGTCCTAAGTAGATGCATTAGATTTaaattcctttcccttttacagggtttttcacgatttattggttgggtctcataaatttttggtgggttctcatatttttttggtgcgttcccattATTTTTTAGCcgtttcccataattttttggtccaattggaaaataccaataaattacgggaacaaaccaaaaatctatgggatactatcaaaaaatcgtgagaacgcaccaaaaattcatgggaactgaccaataaatcgtgggaaaccctgtaataagcCCTTAACAAGAGGTCATGAGTATTCATGAAGCATTtggcgcctaaagttatgtaACACGCATTACTTTTAGAGATTAAATCAAGCAATTGAGACTGTTTTTATCATTCGAAGTAAGAACTTTTATCTTAGTTCAGTAAATCTTCCTCAGAATGTAATCATCTTAAAAGAATCGCCCCACTTTCGCATTACTTACCGAACCCAGTGCTTGTAGAGCGGCATCTTGCGACGGTTGAAGTCATCGACGATGTTCAGCGGCTTTGCGCCCGGCTTGTTCTTCACGATCACACCAGTGGAGGCAGCACCATC encodes the following:
- the LOC1269898 gene encoding flightin — its product is MDDGAASTGVIVKNKPGAKPLNIVDDFNRRKMPLYKHWVRPQFLQYNYMYDYRVNYYDDVIDYLDRRSRGVASEIPRPQTWAERVLRTQKTATRDINDAYNYTSISHKKDDKKLMYTLSNQIKSYNCHSKAYTNRKYRKIL